TCCGCCTTACGCGCGTAAGGTTCGTCCTGACAAAGGAGGTCGGGATGGCGAACGCGGTGATCGCACGTTGTTCGTTCTGCGCCAAGCCCAACACCGAAGTGGACACGCTCGTCGGCGGTCCTGGGGTGTTCATCTGCGACGGGTGCGTGCAGCTGTGCGTGTCGGTGATCGACGGCAAGCCGGCGGACGCGCCGCTCATCGCGCCGTGGGAGCACGATCTTCCGCTCGAGCAGGTGCTGCAGAACCTCGGCCCGGTCGCGGCCGCGACCACGCAGGTGCAGCAGAACCTGGCCGCCTGGGTCGGCAAGGCGCGCACCCTGGGCGGCACGTGGGCGCAGATCGGCGATGCGCTGGGGATGACCCGCCAATCGGCGTGGGAGCGCTTCGCCAGTGAGACTTAAGGCTTGACGCCCACGCCGGCGTAGAGGCCGTCGTCTTCGGGGTCGACGACGGCGGCGAGGCGGTCCGGCCGCCAGTTCGCGGAGGTGGTCAGCCCGGGTTCGACGAGTTCGAAGCCGTCGAAGAGGGCGAGCACCTCGTCGCGCGAGCGCGGGTAGATGTGGTCCTGCGTCGACCTCATCGTCTCGGCGATCTTGGGGTCGCGCAGGACGGCGAAGTCGTTGGTGAGGTGGGTGAGCGCGAAGTGGCTGCCGGGCGCGAGCGCGTCCCGGTAGGCCCCGAAGACACCCCGGACGTCCGGCAGGTAGTGGCCGAGGGTGATGGCGAGCAGCCCGACGGGTTCGTCGAGGTCGAGCAGATCCTTGACGGGCCCGGAGCTGAGCACGGCTTCGATGTCGGTGGCATCGGCCTCGAAGGCCTCGGCGTTCGGGTTGTCCTTGAGCAGCATGAGACTGTGCGCGACGGCGACGGGCTCGTAGTCGACGTAGACGACCCTGGCGCCGGGATCCACTGCCTGGGCGACTTCGTGCACGTTGCCGACGGTCGGGATCCCGGAGCCGAGGTCGAGGAACTGCCGGATGCCCTGGTCGAGCATGAACCGCACGACTCGGCGGAGGAAGGCCCGGTTCCGCCTGGCGATGGTGGCGACCTGGGGTTGAATGGCCTCGAGTTTCTGGGCGACGGCCCGATCGGCGGCGAGGTTGTGGGCCCCGCCGAGCAGGTAGTCGTAGATGCGGGCGGCGCTGGGCCGGGAAAGGTCGGCCCCGGGCGGGATCCAGTCCACGTCTTCCTGGTCGGTCATCGCTTCCCCCTCGAATCGGCTCGGACCACTTTAGCGGGCCGCGGCGACGCGCGAGGGGGGAAACCTACTTGCGCGCGGAGCCGGCCAGCATCGGCAGGGACACGAAGTCCGCCAAGGCCTGCTGACCCGCCGCGTTCGCGTGGATTCCGTCGCCGTTGTCGTAGGCCGGGAGGATGGTGTTCGGCTTCAGCGGGTCCTTCAGCACCTGGTCGAAGTCCACCACGCCGGAACACTCGCCGCCGCACGCGGACCAGCGGGATACGTACAGGCCGATCTCGTGCCGGGCCAGGTTCGCGGCGTCGCTGTACCCCGGGCGGGGCGTGCTCGGCGTGACGTAAACGGCGATGCCCGCCGCGCGCAGCCGCTCGAACACCGCGCGGTAGCTGGAAAGGATCGCCGCCGCGTCGCAGCCGTACGCGAGGTCGTTCGTCCCATAGTAGTAGATCACCGACGTCACGCCGTGCAGCGCCAGGACATCGCGGTCGAGGCGGCTCGAAGCGTCCAGGCCCGCGACCGACGGCGGCATGCCCGGGCACGAAGGAGCGCTGGTCGTGCCCGAGACGCCGGCGTTGGCCACCGCCAGCTGGGCCGAAGCGGGCGACTCCGCGACGATCCGCCGCGCCAGGTCGTCGGCCCAGCGCCGGTCCGCGCCGAGCTGGGTGCAGCCGGGGCCGCAGTTGGTGCTGCCGATGCCGTCGACGACCGAGCTGCCGAACGGGACGACCGTGCCCTTCAGCGAAAGGTTGTGCACGTCGACGGCGCTGACGACGTACGTCGAGCCGACCGTGGTGGTGAAAGCGCCACCGGAGACATCGGCCGTGTGGTCGCCCGAGCCCGGCGCGCTCAGGTAGTTGTCCCGCAGCGCCGCGCCGTGGCGGCCGGGAGTGGCCGCGCCCGCCACGAACATGCTCACCGCGAGGTTCGTGTCCGGGCGGGTCGCCAGCCGGGTTTCGTCGCTCCAGACGTCGCCGCCCACCGGGATCGTGACGGCGGACCGGCCGGCGAAGGTCAGGTCGCGCGCTCCGGAGACGCCGGCGCCGCCCGTGCTGAGGCCGGCCGTGGCGTGCCCGATGGTCAGCGGACCGGTACCGAAGGTGTTCTGCAGCCGGACGCGCACGGCGTCGCCGCCCTGGCTCAGGTGGGTGATCATCCGCAGCGACTGACCGGACACGGGTGCGTCCGCGTGCCCGTCCTGCGACTGCGCCCACGAGGTGAACCAGGCGTGTCCCGCCCCGTCCGCACCGGGCGCGGAGGCGACCACGAGTGCGGAAACCGTGGCGAGAACGGCGATTCGGTGGGCTGCTCGCACGGTGCCTCCTGGTCCACAAAGGACTTCGTGGCGACGTCGGCGTCACCACTCTCCGACCGATCGTAGGGAGCCGATCACGGAAGCGGCAAGCAGCTTGTCCGATCTTGTCAGCGACCGGGTTTTCGAGTTCGATGAGAAGCCATGACGCTGCGAGGCCTGCCACGACCGGGCGGAACCGAGCCCCGGCTCTTCGGTGAACCGTACGAGACGCCGGACGGCACGACGGTGATCACCGTGACCAGCCCGCCTGGGGTCTTCGCGATCCGCGAGGGCCAGGCCAAGTGGGAGCCGGCGGTCGACGCGACGCGCGTCGTCGTGCTCGCCGTCGGCACCGGCCTGGTGGCGGCGACCCTCGGCACGCTCGCCGTGCTGCGCCGGCCGCCTTGGCCGGACCTGGCGGGCCGCTGGGAGCGCTAAGCCGCTCCGCCGGCCAGCGCCACGACCCGGCCGAACGGGCCGTTGTAGTAGTTCTGGTCGCCCGGGAGGCCGCCGCCGCGGGCGAACTGCCAGATGCTCTGCTTGTCCCAGCCCGCCGGGAGCTCCCCGACCTCCGGGCCGTACCGCGCGAGCCACAGCGGGTTCGTGTTCCCGAACCCGGACGCGTTGCCGGTGCACTGCTTCCACCACGTCGTGCTGGTGTAGATCAGGGCGCTGCGCTTGACCTTCGCCAGGTAGGTCCGGGTGAAATCGGTGATCCACGCCGTCATGTCGGCCGGGTTCTTGCCGTAGCAGACGTCGCCGTACGGGTTGTACTCGATGTCCAGCGCACCCGGGAGCGTCTTGCCGTCGGACCGCCAGCCGCCGCCGTGGGCGATGAAGTACTCCGCCTGCTCCGCGCCGCCCGAGATGTCGGGCCGGGCGAAGTGGTACGCACCCCGGATCAGGCCCGCCGCGTGCGCGCCGTCGTACTGCTGGCCGTACTGCGGGTTGACGAACCCGGTGCCCTCGGTCGCCTTGACGTAGGTGAACTTCGCACCGCCGGCCGCGGCCGCGGCCCAGTCGACGGCACCTTGGTGCCCGCTGACGTCGTGGCCGAGCGTCTGGTCGGTCGTGTCAGCCCGGGCGGAGCCCGGCACCACGCCTTCGTGCCGAGCGATCTGCGTGCCCGCGTAGTTCGTGTCGGCGAGCGAGTAGTCCGGCGCGGCTTCGGCGGGAACGGCGACGACCACCGAAGCGAACGCGGCCAGCGCGCCCGCTGCGGCGAGCCGGGCCCGCCATCGCTGTTCGTCGTGTCCGGCAACGGTTCGGCTCATCGGGGCTCCGATCTCGGTACGGGCACGGGCGAACCCCATGCTGCCTGCCCGTGTCGCTCCCCGCGAGCGATGTGTCACTCGATGTGGTGATCTATAGCTCGGTGGTGATGATCGCCTCGA
This genomic window from Amycolatopsis mongoliensis contains:
- a CDS encoding SAM-dependent methyltransferase, with amino-acid sequence MTDQEDVDWIPPGADLSRPSAARIYDYLLGGAHNLAADRAVAQKLEAIQPQVATIARRNRAFLRRVVRFMLDQGIRQFLDLGSGIPTVGNVHEVAQAVDPGARVVYVDYEPVAVAHSLMLLKDNPNAEAFEADATDIEAVLSSGPVKDLLDLDEPVGLLAITLGHYLPDVRGVFGAYRDALAPGSHFALTHLTNDFAVLRDPKIAETMRSTQDHIYPRSRDEVLALFDGFELVEPGLTTSANWRPDRLAAVVDPEDDGLYAGVGVKP
- a CDS encoding GDSL-type esterase/lipase family protein, whose product is MRAAHRIAVLATVSALVVASAPGADGAGHAWFTSWAQSQDGHADAPVSGQSLRMITHLSQGGDAVRVRLQNTFGTGPLTIGHATAGLSTGGAGVSGARDLTFAGRSAVTIPVGGDVWSDETRLATRPDTNLAVSMFVAGAATPGRHGAALRDNYLSAPGSGDHTADVSGGAFTTTVGSTYVVSAVDVHNLSLKGTVVPFGSSVVDGIGSTNCGPGCTQLGADRRWADDLARRIVAESPASAQLAVANAGVSGTTSAPSCPGMPPSVAGLDASSRLDRDVLALHGVTSVIYYYGTNDLAYGCDAAAILSSYRAVFERLRAAGIAVYVTPSTPRPGYSDAANLARHEIGLYVSRWSACGGECSGVVDFDQVLKDPLKPNTILPAYDNGDGIHANAAGQQALADFVSLPMLAGSARK
- a CDS encoding GH25 family lysozyme; its protein translation is MSRTVAGHDEQRWRARLAAAGALAAFASVVVAVPAEAAPDYSLADTNYAGTQIARHEGVVPGSARADTTDQTLGHDVSGHQGAVDWAAAAAGGAKFTYVKATEGTGFVNPQYGQQYDGAHAAGLIRGAYHFARPDISGGAEQAEYFIAHGGGWRSDGKTLPGALDIEYNPYGDVCYGKNPADMTAWITDFTRTYLAKVKRSALIYTSTTWWKQCTGNASGFGNTNPLWLARYGPEVGELPAGWDKQSIWQFARGGGLPGDQNYYNGPFGRVVALAGGAA
- a CDS encoding ClpX C4-type zinc finger protein codes for the protein MANAVIARCSFCAKPNTEVDTLVGGPGVFICDGCVQLCVSVIDGKPADAPLIAPWEHDLPLEQVLQNLGPVAAATTQVQQNLAAWVGKARTLGGTWAQIGDALGMTRQSAWERFASET